The Nitrospirota bacterium nucleotide sequence GCTGCCGCCGCGAATGGGGCCGTCGCCTCGATGTTGAGCATCCCGCTCATCTTCCATGACCGCGTGATCGGCGTCATCACGCTCTACAACAAGCAGGACGAACGGTCGTTCACCGAAGACGACCTGCAGTTTCTGACCACGGTGGCGAGCAGCGCGGCGGTGGCCGTCGAGAATGCCGCGATGTACGAGCGCATGGAGGAGCTCGCGACCGAGGCGCGCACACGCGCGCAGGAGCTGTCCATTCTCTATGATATCGGCACGGCAATGAGCACGACGCTGAACCTCGACCGGCTGCTCAGGATCATCCTGACGGCGACCACCATGGGGGGGAGCGGGCTCGGGTTCAACCAGGCAATGCTCTTGCTCACGAACGAGCGGACCAACACACTCCAGGGCATGATGGGCGTGGGCCCCGCGAACTGGGAGGAGGCGGGGAGGGCTTGGAACGAGGTGGCGACCAGGCACCGGAGCCTCATGGAGTGGATCCAGACCGGCGATCTGTTCGAGCACCGTGACTCGGCCCTGAACACCATGACCAAGGGAATCCGGGTGCCTCTCGAGGCGGGAGAGGGCGTGCTGGCCCTGACCGTGCTGAACAAACGTGCATACAATATCGTGGACGCCGGTACGGACAGGCTGGTGCCTTCCTGGCTCCGGGACACTCTCAGGGTGAAAAACTTCGCGACGGTGCCGCTCGTCGCCAAAGACCGCGTGATCGGCATCATCATCGTCGACAACATGTTCAACCAGCGCCCGATCACGGAAAACGATCTCCGGTTCCTCACCATGTTCGCGAACCAGGCCGCGCTCGCGATCGAGAACGCCATAATCCACTCCAATCTCGAGATGATGAACAAAGACATGCGGGCTCTGCACGAGCAGCTTGTCCAGTCCGAGAAAATGGCCGCCCTGGGCGCCATGATCGCCGAGATCACGCACGAGATCCGCAACCCGCTGGTCTCCATCGGCGGCTTCACCCGGCGCCTGGCGAAAAAGCTGCAGAGCGGCGAGGACAAGAAGTACATCGACATCATCCTGAACGAGGTGAGCCGATTGGAAGCAATCATCCACGATAACCTCTCCTATATCAAGGAAGTGGCCCCCCAGCTTTCGGAAGGCGACCTGAACCACGTGGCGCAGGACATCCTGACGCTCTATGAAGATGAACTCGCCCAGCGCCGCATCACCGTTGTGAAGGACCTGGCAAAGGCCCTGCCGCCGCTCGCCTTTGACCAGCAGCAGATGAAGCAGGCGGTAATCAACATCATCAAGAACGCCATGGAGGCCATGGAGAACGGCGGAACGCTGACGATCAGTACCTCCTATCTCCCCGAAACGAACGAGGAGATCTTCGAGATCGGAGACACGGGTCACGGCATTTCCGCAAAGGCCATGCACAATGTCTTCAACCCCTATTACACGACAAAACCGCGCGGGACCGGCCTGGGCCTGCCCATCACGAACAGAATCGTGAAGGCGCACGGAGGCCGGATCGAGATGAGGAACAAGTCGACCGGGGGCGCCGTGTTCACGATCAAACTGCCCCGCGGGGGAAGCGGCGGCCGGGAAACATGATGCCCGGTGTGCGGAAGAGTTGCAAAGCAATTCCGGAGGAGCTACTATACTACCAATGCAGAAGGCATTCGAGGAGGAGTCGATGAAAAAAATCCTGGTGGTGGACGACGAAGCGAACATCCGTGAGCTCTTTCGTGAGGAGCTAGAAGATATGGGGTATGAGGTGACCACGGTCGGCGACGGCAGCGAGGCCCTCTCCCTGCTCGACAGAACCCCGTTCGATCTTGTCACGCTCGATATGCGCATGCCCGATATGGACGGCATCGAGACCCTACGCAAGATGAAGGAGAAGAACAGCTCGCTGCCGGTCGTCATCTGTACCGCCTACGAAGAGTACAAGCATGACTTCGGGAGCTGGTGCTCGGACGCGTATGTCGTCAAATCCGCCGACGCCTCGCTCCTTCGCGAAACCGTCAAAAAGATCCTCGGATGAGAGAACAAGCCGAGGTGCTGATCGAGAAGCTGGTGTACGGCGGAAAGGGTCTCGCCCGGCTCGGCTCCGGTCAGGCCGTATTCGTCCCCGCCGTCCTGCCCGGCGAAAGAGTCCTGATCGAGATCGCTCGAAAACGGAAGGGTATTCTCGAGGCAGATCTTGTCACGGTTATGACTCCCTCCCCTGACCGGGTATCCCCTCCCTGCGAGGGCGAGAAGCAGTGCACCGGTGTGACATGGCCGCACATTTCCTATCCCGCTCAACTCCAGCTCAAGACGGAGATTCTCCTGGATACGGTGCAAAGGATCGGCGGGATCGCGCCGAAGCAGGCATTGCCGATCCTCCCCGCACCGCGCACGGATCATTACCGGCTTCGCACCCAGTTTACGGTGCGACGCAGGGAAGGCCAGCAGCGCATCGGCTTCTTCCGCCAGGGTTCCTACGACCTGATCGAAGTGGACGACGCCTTCCTGATCCACCCGGTCATCAACGGGGTATTGAAGGCGGTCAGGGCCTTGTCGAGCGATCTGCCGCCTCTTTCCGAGGTCCATATCAACGCCTCCCCCAAAGGTGAAGTGCATCTCCTGCTGTTCAGCGAAGAGGCCTCGCTTCCCTCCCTGAACGCGTTCTTCGAGAAGCTTCAGCACCGAGCGCCGGAAGTGATCGGGATCACGGGATTCGTGAACCGGAAAAAGGCGCTCAGCCTCGGCAGGAATCACCTGACGCTCGACCTCAACAACTTATCGCTCAAGGCAACGGAGGGGAATTTTTTCCAGGTCAACTGGGAGCAGAACAGGAACATGGTCCGGACGGTGCTTGATTTCGCGGAACTCACCGGAGAAGAAACGGTGCTGGACCTCTATTGCGGCATCGGCAACTTTGCCCTGCCGATCGCACAGAAGGCGGCCTTGGTAATCGGGATCGAGTCGGGATATTCGGCCGTCGAAGATGCGAAGGCCAATGCGATACGGAACAACATCACCAACGCCGAGTTCATCACCGACGACCTGCAACGGGGGTTGAAGACGCTCAAGAACCGGAAGATGCGAGCCGACGTGATCGTGCTCGACCCGCCCCGCGCCGGCGCAACACTCACCACGCTCGAGCGCGTTCTCGCCTTCGTTCCTCGGAAGATCGTCTATGTATCGTGCAACCCCTCCACACTCGCCCGGGACCTCAAGTTCTTCCATCTCTTCGGCTTTCGGCTCGAACGTCTCCAGCCGGTTGATATGTTCCCCTGGACCTACCACATCGAGTGCGTGGCGGAAATGGTGAGGGAAGGCTGAATCAGGATTCTGGCAGATATGATAAGAAAAGGGAGACACCATGACGAGGGAGCAGATGAGCGAAGCGATTCGACGGGCGGCCGTGAACAACCGGCTGTCCTGTGAAAAGGCGCACGCCCTTTCCCGTGAGCTGAATATTTCGCTCAACGAGATAGGTGAGCTCTGCAATGAAATGAAAATCAAGATCGCGGACTGCCAGCTGGGTTGCTTCTAGGGAGGGTTGATCGCTATCGGCCGCCGGACCGCGGCACGGGGGTGGGCATCACGAGGTCCGCGCTGTAACAGGTGACCTTGTTCTTGCCTGATGCCTTGGAGCGGTAGAGGGCGATATCCGACTCGTTCATCATTTCGGAAATCGTGTTGCCACCGCCGTGGATCATCGTGGAAACGCCCAGGCTCACCGTCACCACCTCGGAGGGATGGGCAACCTTCACGGTGAAGGGATATTCCTCGACCGCCTTCCTCACCCGCTCGGCGACCGCCAGCGCTTCCTGCATGTCGGTCTCCGTGAGCAGGATCGAGAATTCCTCGCCGCCGTACCGGAAACACGTGTCGGTGCTCGTCGTCCGGCAGGCCATCTTCAGCAGCGGTCCCATTTGCGCAATGAGCCTGCTGCCCTCGAGATGACCGTACCGGTCGTTGATCCGCTTGAAATCATCGATGTCAATCATGACGAACGAGAATTCCCGCTTGGTGCGGACCTGCCGTCTTACTTCCTCTTCCACTTTTTCGAGCAGCACCCGGTAGTTGAGGAGGCCGGTGAGTTCGTCGACGCGGGCTAACTCGAGGGTCTTCTTGAACAGCTCGCCCTTTTCAATACCCGCCGATATGATATGCGAGAGCGTGCGGAGCAGGTCGAAATCCTCGACCCGGAACGCGTTGACCTTGCTGTGGCTGAAACCCATTACTCCGACGATGCGGTTCTCGTTCTTAAGCGGGATCCCGATATAGCTGCCGGTCTTCTTTTCTTCATCAGGATGGTGGAGGAAACTTTCATACAGGCGGGTGTCATCGAGCAGCAGTGGTTCGCCGCTCGCGGCGATCTCTCCGGGCGCGCCGATGTCGAAGTAGATCAGCCCAGGCTGGATATCCGGCGCCGGCAGCCGGTGGTGGTAGAGCGGATCAAGGCCGGTCAGGTCCTTCTTGACGACATACACCGATGCGTCCTCGAACTCGACCGCCTTGCCGATGGACACCATGATCTTCTTGACGAGGTCCGCAGGTTCAAGCTCCGATGCAATGGTCCTTCCCACCTCGTAAAAAAGATGCGTCTCCGTCAGCTTGCGATAGAACAAGGACTTAAAATCTTTGATCGGCAGTCTCTTCCCGTCCCCCTTCTCGCCGGACGGGGTTGTCTTTTTTTTCCTGTTTTTAAGCATTCTGAACGCTCA carries:
- a CDS encoding GAF domain-containing protein, with product METTDKTELSILSEISRISNSYVDLPEKLSRIVQVVARGMGKDGASVFLIDRPGKTVTLTAAVGLNQETVGKLNFPIGMGIAGWVAEQKVPLALEDPYSDPRFQYIPESGIERFKSLVAAPIMDEDRCFGVIFVLSLETWRATSSELTLLITTANQVSGVIKSTRLFHTIQQRLSELATIYEIGMALTSTLDLEQLLSLIARNSTQSLRAQGCTIRLMNLPEIISRKTYASFGLTGNLTEDMDARIGGAVAERVAREKKPLLIQDVSRDDLLAAAANGAVASMLSIPLIFHDRVIGVITLYNKQDERSFTEDDLQFLTTVASSAAVAVENAAMYERMEELATEARTRAQELSILYDIGTAMSTTLNLDRLLRIILTATTMGGSGLGFNQAMLLLTNERTNTLQGMMGVGPANWEEAGRAWNEVATRHRSLMEWIQTGDLFEHRDSALNTMTKGIRVPLEAGEGVLALTVLNKRAYNIVDAGTDRLVPSWLRDTLRVKNFATVPLVAKDRVIGIIIVDNMFNQRPITENDLRFLTMFANQAALAIENAIIHSNLEMMNKDMRALHEQLVQSEKMAALGAMIAEITHEIRNPLVSIGGFTRRLAKKLQSGEDKKYIDIILNEVSRLEAIIHDNLSYIKEVAPQLSEGDLNHVAQDILTLYEDELAQRRITVVKDLAKALPPLAFDQQQMKQAVINIIKNAMEAMENGGTLTISTSYLPETNEEIFEIGDTGHGISAKAMHNVFNPYYTTKPRGTGLGLPITNRIVKAHGGRIEMRNKSTGGAVFTIKLPRGGSGGRET
- a CDS encoding response regulator, with translation MKKILVVDDEANIRELFREELEDMGYEVTTVGDGSEALSLLDRTPFDLVTLDMRMPDMDGIETLRKMKEKNSSLPVVICTAYEEYKHDFGSWCSDAYVVKSADASLLRETVKKILG
- the rlmD gene encoding 23S rRNA (uracil(1939)-C(5))-methyltransferase RlmD, which encodes MREQAEVLIEKLVYGGKGLARLGSGQAVFVPAVLPGERVLIEIARKRKGILEADLVTVMTPSPDRVSPPCEGEKQCTGVTWPHISYPAQLQLKTEILLDTVQRIGGIAPKQALPILPAPRTDHYRLRTQFTVRRREGQQRIGFFRQGSYDLIEVDDAFLIHPVINGVLKAVRALSSDLPPLSEVHINASPKGEVHLLLFSEEASLPSLNAFFEKLQHRAPEVIGITGFVNRKKALSLGRNHLTLDLNNLSLKATEGNFFQVNWEQNRNMVRTVLDFAELTGEETVLDLYCGIGNFALPIAQKAALVIGIESGYSAVEDAKANAIRNNITNAEFITDDLQRGLKTLKNRKMRADVIVLDPPRAGATLTTLERVLAFVPRKIVYVSCNPSTLARDLKFFHLFGFRLERLQPVDMFPWTYHIECVAEMVREG
- a CDS encoding sensor domain-containing diguanylate cyclase, producing MLKNRKKKTTPSGEKGDGKRLPIKDFKSLFYRKLTETHLFYEVGRTIASELEPADLVKKIMVSIGKAVEFEDASVYVVKKDLTGLDPLYHHRLPAPDIQPGLIYFDIGAPGEIAASGEPLLLDDTRLYESFLHHPDEEKKTGSYIGIPLKNENRIVGVMGFSHSKVNAFRVEDFDLLRTLSHIISAGIEKGELFKKTLELARVDELTGLLNYRVLLEKVEEEVRRQVRTKREFSFVMIDIDDFKRINDRYGHLEGSRLIAQMGPLLKMACRTTSTDTCFRYGGEEFSILLTETDMQEALAVAERVRKAVEEYPFTVKVAHPSEVVTVSLGVSTMIHGGGNTISEMMNESDIALYRSKASGKNKVTCYSADLVMPTPVPRSGGR